One genomic window of Paenisporosarcina antarctica includes the following:
- a CDS encoding S8 family peptidase, giving the protein MKRSRKIFMSVLLAASLAFPTVGANAESTSNTSVEKFRVYVEASNQSTKSALKDQYKVRWELTENGFSTEMNDKQFTALQKNKNITVTKVQIVTLDSVVRATQSKIAAAEYPTHQTPWGIKAIYNNSNQTTTSGGQGINIAVLDTGVNVNHYDLVNTVEQCKDFTRVVQITNGTCNDAHGHGTHVAGSALADGGSDGAGIYGVAPASDLWAYKVLGDNGSGYSDDIAAAIRHTADQATSTGTKTVINMSLGSAGNDSLISNAVTYAYNKGVLVVAAAGNSGPNQGSIGYPGALVNAVAVAALENVQQNGTYRIADFSSRGYASTDGDYIIQQGDVEVSAPGAAIYSTWNNGGYNTISGTSMASPHIAGLASKIWSQNPSWTNAQLRTNLQNRAKTYDIKGGFGASTGDDYASGFGFARVN; this is encoded by the coding sequence ATGAAAAGATCGAGAAAAATCTTTATGAGTGTTTTATTAGCTGCTAGTCTAGCATTTCCTACTGTAGGTGCTAATGCAGAATCGACGAGTAATACTAGTGTCGAGAAATTCCGAGTTTATGTAGAAGCATCTAATCAATCAACAAAATCTGCACTGAAAGATCAATACAAGGTAAGATGGGAACTAACTGAAAATGGTTTCTCCACTGAAATGAATGATAAACAATTTACTGCACTGCAAAAAAACAAAAATATTACGGTAACTAAAGTACAGATAGTTACTCTTGATTCCGTAGTACGAGCAACTCAAAGTAAAATAGCTGCTGCTGAATATCCGACTCACCAAACACCATGGGGAATAAAAGCCATCTACAATAATAGTAACCAAACAACTACTTCTGGTGGACAAGGTATTAACATTGCTGTTCTTGACACTGGCGTTAATGTTAACCATTATGATTTAGTCAATACTGTTGAACAATGTAAAGACTTCACTCGTGTCGTACAAATCACAAATGGTACTTGTAACGATGCACACGGACATGGTACACATGTAGCGGGTTCTGCATTAGCTGATGGCGGAAGCGATGGTGCAGGAATTTATGGAGTTGCTCCTGCTTCAGACCTTTGGGCATATAAAGTACTTGGAGATAATGGATCAGGATATTCTGACGATATTGCTGCTGCAATTCGACATACAGCTGATCAAGCTACTTCTACTGGTACAAAAACAGTAATCAACATGTCTCTTGGCTCTGCAGGCAATGACAGCTTAATTTCAAACGCAGTAACTTACGCTTATAACAAAGGTGTTCTAGTTGTAGCTGCTGCTGGTAACTCAGGTCCAAATCAAGGGTCAATTGGTTATCCGGGAGCACTTGTTAATGCAGTAGCTGTAGCAGCACTTGAAAATGTTCAGCAAAATGGCACGTACCGTATTGCAGACTTTTCGTCTCGTGGATATGCTTCGACAGATGGTGATTACATCATTCAACAAGGTGATGTAGAAGTTTCAGCTCCTGGTGCAGCGATCTACTCTACATGGAATAATGGTGGATATAATACGATTAGTGGTACATCTATGGCATCACCACACATTGCTGGATTAGCGTCAAAAATCTGGTCACAAAATCCAAGCTGGACGAACGCTCAATTGCGCACAAACCTTCAAAACCGTGCAAAAACTTATGATATCAAAGGCGGATTTGGAGCGTCAACTGGTGATGATTACGCATCAGGGTTTGGATTTGCACGAGTGAATTAA
- a CDS encoding STAS domain-containing protein, with product MKHNTKALYDYLITNTSAITDTWLELRFKRKGSHYSLDASPEIVQRIKSQNNNYVKVIAQSLLQTDEEMRKSVVEWTNHTAVDRANSETALSDVSEQLRNFRRVFWQHIELCVETGSVEVTVKDVFQWEKTINNTFDFIFENFTIVYMNVLMKRLISQQAVIRELSAPIIPLSDEVGVLPLIGDIDSIRANRILESTLSQSNDLKLTSLIIDLSGVPVMDTMVANQIFMVIDSLRLVGITAILTGIRPEVAQTAVHLGIDFKDIQTYGSLKQAINILKSKNIL from the coding sequence GATTTAAAAGAAAAGGATCTCATTACTCACTGGATGCGTCACCTGAAATTGTTCAGAGAATTAAAAGTCAAAATAATAACTATGTAAAAGTAATCGCACAGTCCCTGTTGCAAACTGATGAGGAAATGCGTAAAAGTGTAGTCGAATGGACCAATCATACTGCTGTGGATCGAGCTAATTCAGAAACAGCTTTGAGTGATGTTTCGGAACAACTAAGAAATTTTCGGCGTGTGTTTTGGCAGCATATCGAATTATGTGTGGAAACTGGATCAGTCGAGGTCACAGTTAAGGATGTATTTCAATGGGAAAAAACGATAAACAATACGTTTGATTTCATTTTCGAAAATTTTACAATCGTCTATATGAATGTCTTAATGAAGCGCTTAATTTCTCAACAAGCCGTAATCAGAGAGCTCAGTGCACCAATTATCCCACTTTCAGATGAAGTTGGCGTACTGCCTTTGATTGGCGATATCGACTCAATTAGAGCAAATCGTATATTGGAAAGCACATTATCGCAAAGTAATGATTTAAAGCTTACGTCTTTAATTATTGACTTATCAGGTGTTCCTGTAATGGATACGATGGTAGCGAACCAGATTTTCATGGTGATTGATTCTTTACGTCTGGTAGGAATCACAGCTATTCTTACAGGCATTCGTCCCGAAGTAGCTCAAACTGCTGTCCATTTAGGCATTGATTTTAAAGATATTCAAACATATGGATCGTTAAAACAAGCCATTAATATCCTTAAGTCTAAAAATATACTTTGA
- a CDS encoding helix-turn-helix transcriptional regulator, producing the protein MQIGSLIKYHRTKMKMTQSQLAIEICSITHLSKIENNSKEANVETIRLLLNRLEINVQDAEESEHNIHILLEQIIKNIHYIEHEKACITFLKLDFYKETIAFTKYIYLYEIYKLRYYIFIKDLKLAGDQIRWLNTQKQNFSQHEQYLLLYFSAILLILKGEYGEAEEKLSTIIQEIAVSNTFEGEIYYHLALVKGYLEQSGHAIYYGKKAMEFYKDQFNYKRILHVHMSLAINYSQSKIYEEALVCYEHLIRNSEMLKENELLPHIYHNIGDLRHKMGDYLIALDYFKKSSSIFNKDTEEYLLCLHNIALTEFRLEKWIESKNSFTILNEKSVKMRVPQYQLYSSFYLLLLNNQKQKAMSFLEDKVVPYIVKMDKQKEYHHYFSKMLAEHFKNEGKYEKAVKFIL; encoded by the coding sequence ATGCAAATAGGCTCATTAATAAAGTATCATCGAACAAAAATGAAAATGACACAGAGCCAACTTGCAATTGAAATTTGTTCAATCACACATCTTAGTAAAATAGAAAATAATAGCAAAGAAGCGAATGTAGAAACAATTAGACTTTTATTAAATCGACTAGAAATAAATGTACAAGACGCCGAAGAAAGTGAACACAATATACATATATTACTTGAACAAATAATAAAAAATATCCATTATATTGAACATGAGAAAGCATGTATTACCTTTCTTAAATTAGATTTTTATAAGGAGACTATAGCGTTTACTAAATATATTTACTTGTATGAAATTTATAAATTAAGATATTACATTTTTATTAAAGACTTAAAATTAGCTGGTGACCAGATAAGATGGCTGAATACACAAAAGCAAAATTTTTCCCAACATGAACAATATTTACTTTTATATTTCTCTGCTATATTATTAATTTTGAAGGGAGAATATGGAGAAGCAGAAGAGAAACTTTCAACAATTATTCAAGAAATCGCAGTGAGTAATACTTTTGAAGGAGAAATCTATTACCATCTTGCTCTCGTAAAGGGATATTTGGAACAATCAGGTCACGCTATTTACTACGGTAAAAAGGCCATGGAATTTTATAAAGATCAATTCAATTACAAAAGAATTTTGCATGTTCACATGTCACTAGCAATCAATTATTCGCAATCTAAGATTTATGAAGAGGCATTAGTATGCTATGAGCATTTGATTAGAAACTCTGAAATGCTTAAGGAGAATGAACTTCTTCCGCATATATACCACAATATTGGAGATTTAAGACATAAGATGGGTGACTACTTAATTGCTTTAGATTACTTCAAAAAAAGCTCAAGTATTTTTAATAAAGACACTGAAGAGTATCTACTTTGTTTGCATAATATTGCCCTTACTGAATTTAGGCTAGAAAAATGGATTGAAAGTAAAAATAGTTTTACTATACTAAATGAAAAATCTGTAAAAATGAGAGTTCCACAATACCAGCTTTATTCATCGTTTTATTTATTACTACTTAATAATCAAAAACAAAAGGCCATGAGTTTTTTAGAAGATAAAGTGGTCCCGTATATAGTGAAGATGGATAAACAAAAAGAATACCATCATTACTTTTCGAAAATGCTTGCAGAACATTTTAAAAATGAAGGAAAGTACGAAAAAGCAGTTAAATTCATTTTATGA
- a CDS encoding LVIVD repeat-containing protein: MKNKFWIHTVLASVLILPVGATTAFSHDELGGSAEKGENLSGSELVAPILEGSKNVSNLKEIAAVPLKELKEGVKNSTADVYAHKGFAYLGTHSANGGAGGVRVFDMKNPSTPVEVSSFAAIEGTWQEKVIVKTVDTPGFKGDLAVVSVQQLDRNNPNTKGGFVLYDVTNPKEPKELGFWESPSLARGTHELYLTVQEDNIYVLTADCYADYYSHGENMDVSFVDVTNPTTPETIYEFNPREYIPEVSDENYDGYNWTDEEGIKRTAFAHSVKTDGNGTTAYLSYWDLGTIILDISDAKNPTYLGRTDFGSTVQGAAHSMDLAKGGNVLVETREVFGPIRDGFETSYGYTMIYDIKDKTAPKLLSTFKTDFTEKVPGGSTVHDPKVHGNTLYLSHYSGGVRVVDITDASNPVETGSYIPSKSNIWGVFVNRNYVLASDMGSGLKVLQKSGSPKAINE; the protein is encoded by the coding sequence ATGAAGAATAAATTCTGGATTCATACCGTATTGGCAAGTGTATTAATTTTACCAGTTGGAGCAACGACTGCTTTTTCCCATGACGAACTGGGTGGATCTGCAGAAAAAGGGGAAAATTTATCGGGCAGTGAGTTGGTTGCGCCAATACTAGAAGGAAGTAAAAACGTCAGTAATCTCAAAGAAATTGCGGCTGTTCCTTTGAAAGAACTTAAAGAAGGCGTCAAAAATTCTACTGCAGATGTTTACGCGCATAAAGGGTTCGCTTATCTAGGAACACACTCTGCAAATGGCGGCGCTGGCGGTGTCCGAGTATTTGACATGAAGAATCCTTCTACTCCGGTTGAAGTTTCATCATTTGCTGCCATTGAAGGTACTTGGCAAGAAAAAGTGATTGTGAAGACTGTGGACACACCTGGTTTTAAAGGTGATTTAGCCGTTGTCAGTGTCCAACAGCTTGATCGTAATAATCCTAATACAAAAGGCGGTTTCGTCTTGTACGATGTGACGAATCCAAAAGAACCGAAGGAACTAGGTTTCTGGGAGTCCCCTTCTCTTGCACGTGGTACACATGAACTGTATTTAACGGTTCAAGAAGATAACATTTATGTATTAACGGCAGATTGCTATGCGGACTACTACTCACATGGAGAGAATATGGATGTTTCTTTTGTTGACGTAACCAATCCTACAACTCCAGAAACCATCTACGAATTCAACCCACGTGAGTATATTCCAGAAGTTAGCGATGAAAATTACGACGGCTATAACTGGACGGATGAAGAAGGCATTAAGAGAACTGCTTTTGCGCACAGTGTAAAAACTGATGGCAACGGCACCACTGCTTACCTATCATATTGGGATTTAGGTACCATAATACTAGATATTAGCGATGCTAAAAACCCTACTTACTTAGGAAGAACAGACTTTGGTTCGACTGTTCAAGGAGCAGCACATTCAATGGACCTTGCAAAGGGTGGTAACGTACTCGTTGAAACACGAGAAGTTTTCGGCCCAATTAGAGACGGCTTCGAAACATCATATGGCTACACTATGATCTATGATATTAAAGATAAAACGGCACCAAAGCTTCTTAGTACGTTCAAGACTGATTTCACAGAAAAAGTACCAGGCGGTTCTACTGTCCATGACCCGAAAGTACATGGAAACACACTTTACCTATCTCACTATTCAGGTGGAGTTCGCGTAGTGGATATTACAGATGCATCCAATCCAGTTGAAACTGGCTCATACATTCCAAGCAAATCAAATATCTGGGGCGTGTTTGTAAATCGAAATTATGTTCTAGCATCTGATATGGGATCGGGCTTAAAAGTATTACAAAAAAGTGGAAGTCCAAAAGCAATAAATGAATAG